GGCGCCGACATCGTCATCGGCTCGAGCCAGCGCTTCGGCGTGCCGATGGGCTTCGGCGGCCCGCATGCGGCCTTCTTCGCCACCACCGACAAGCTCAAGCGCTCGATCCCGGGCCGCATCATCGGCGTCTCCAAGGACAGCCGTGGCCATCAGGCCCTGCGCATGGCCATGCAGACCCGTGAGCAGCACATCCGCCGCGAGAAGGCCACCTCCAACATCTGTACCGCCCAGGCGCTGTTGGCCAATATCGCCGGCTTCTACGCCGTCTACCATGGCGCCGAAGGCCTGCGTACCATCGCCGGGCGCATTCACCGCCTGACCACCATCCTCGCTGAGGGCCTTACCCGCAAAGGCGTCCAGCTCGCACATGACAGCTGGTTCGACACCCTGCGCCTGACCGGCGTTGATGCCGGCAAGATCCACGGCCGGGCGATGACTCACGAGATCAACCTGCGCTACTTCGAGGGCGGCGACATCGGCGTCAGCCTCGACGAGACCACCACCGCCGCCGATCTTGGCGTGCTCTTCGACGTGCTGCTCGGCGAGGAACATGACCTCTCGGTGCCGGCGCTGGACGACGAGGTGGTGACCCAGGGCAAGAGCGGCATCCCCGCCGCCTGCCAGCGCGACAGCGATTTCCTGACGCACCCGACCTTCAGCCGTTACCGCAGCGAAACCGAGATGCTGCGCTACCTGAAGCGCCTGGAGAACAAGGACCTGTCGCTGACCCATGCGATGATTCCGCTGGGCTCCTGCACCATGAAGCTGAATGCCACCAGCGAGATGATCCCCGTCACCTGGCCGGAATTTGCCGACATTCATCCCTTTGCTCCGCATGATCAGGTGGTGGGCTACCACCAGATGATCGACGAGCTGGCCGCCTTCCTGGTCGAGATCACCGGCTACGATCATATCTCGATGCAGCCCAACTCCGGCGCCCAGGGCGAGTATGCCGGCCTGGTGGCGATTCGCCGCTACCAGGAGGCTCAAGGACAAGGCGCGCGTAATATCTGCCTGATCCCGAGCTCGGCCCACGGTACCAACCCGGCATCCGCCGCCATGGCTCAGATGAAGGTCGTGGTGGTGGAATGCGATGAGGACGGCAACATCGACCTTGCCGACCTGCGCGACAAGGCCGAGAAGCACAGCGACGCCCTGTCGGCGATCATGCTCACCTACCCCTCTACCCATGGCGTGTTCGAGGAAGGCGTACGCGAGGCCTGCCAGATCGTGCACGACCACGGTGGCCAGGTGTACATCGATGGCGCCAACATGAACGCCCAGGTAGGCATCGCCCGTCCCGGCGACTTCGGCGGCGACGTCAGTCACCTGAACCTGCACAAGACCTTCTGCATTCCGCACGGCGGCGGTGGCCCGGGCATGGGCCCGATCGGCGTCAAGTCACACCTGGCGCCCTACGTTTCCAACCACGTCGTCACGCCGATTCCTGGCGTGGAGAAGGACTGCGGTGCGGTCTCGGCGGCGGCCTTCGGCAGCGCGGCGATCCTGCCGATCTCCTGGGCCTATATCAAGATGATGGGCGCCCGAGGCCTGCGCGAGGCAACAGAGCTTGCCATCCTCAACGCCAACTACATCGCCTCTCGCCTCGGCGAACACTACCCGATCCTCTACAAGGGCCGTCACGACACCGTGGCCCATGAGTGCATCCTGGACCTGCGCCCGCTCAAGGCAGCGTCCGGCATTAGCGAGGAAGATATTGCCAAGCGCCTGATGGACTATGGTTTCCACGCGCCGACCATGTCCTTCCCGGTACCGGGCACGCTGATGGTCGAGCCCACCGAGTCGGAGTCACGGTATGAGATCGATCGCTTCTGTGACGCCATGATCAGCATCCGAAAGGAAGTGGCGCGGGTCGAAAGCGGCGAATGGCCGGCGACGGACAACCCGCTGGTGCATGCGCCGCACACCATGGCGGACCTGATGGATGCTTCCTGGGAGCGGCCGTACAGCCGTGAAGTCGGTGCCTTCCCCTCCCCGGCCGTCAAGGCCGCTAAGGTCTGGCCCTCGGTCAACCGCGTCGACAACGTGCAGGGCGATCGCCAGCTGATCTGCACCTGCCCGAGCATCGACGAATATCGCGACTGATTCAGGTCTCAGAAGGACAAAGGCCCCGGCAATCCAGATTGCCGGGGCCTATTCATAAATGGGGAAAAAACGCGTCAGACCGTCGACCCCGCCGACTGGCCCAGGTGGGCCACGCCCATGGCCTCAGCTGTGACTGTCGAAATGCGGCTCCTCGGGGAAGCCGTAGAGCGTATGTCGCCGCTGTTCCAGGAACTCATCCAGCAGGCGGGTATAGCGACGCGGCGTCTCGACGCCCGACGGTGTCACCAGGTGGAAGGATTCGTACACCGGCTGAGGCAACGACAGCTCCTTGACCTGACGCTGCCAGGGCGACGTCTCGAGCACCGGACGCGACACCACGCTGAATCCCAGACCACGCGCCACGGCATCCATGACCATCGAGACCTCGTTGGTGTACCCCTGACGCGGAAAGCGACTCATGGAACGGAACTCGCCGGGAAAGTTGGCTCGCAGGAGCTGGGTAGCGTGATGCACCCCATCGGCGTAGTTCATGAACCCCAATGCTGCGAGATCGGTCAGGGTCGTGCCCGTGAAGTCGGCGGGCACCACCAGGCATAACGGCTCCTGATGCCATGGCGCGTAATGCAGCTCGGTATGACGGCCGGCTTCCGTGACGATCCCCACATCATGGCGCCCAGCGATCATTTCCTGGGTGATGGCCGTATTGACGTTGAAGCTGTAACTCACCGTCAGGCCCGGATGCATCTGCTGGTAACCGAGAATAAAGGGGTAGAGCATCATGCCGATGCTGGCCGGAGAGGCAATACGACAATCACCGGAGTCCAGCGATTCATTATCCAGGGAGTGGCGGAAGTGCTCGTGTTCGGCGAACAGCTTGAGCGCATAATCATAGGCCCGACGCCCGCTTTCCGTCAGCGTAAACCGACGCCCCTGACGGATCAGGAGTGACTTCTGCAGATACTGTTCCAGCTTGCGAATATGCTGGCTCACCCCGGGCTGAGTCATCTCCAGCCGACGAGCGGTCTGCGTGAAGCTGCCGGTTTCGACGAGGGTAATGAAGGTGCGGAAATACTGGGCATTGAACATGAAGCAGCGACGCACTCGATACGGGTAAGAGGGCAAATCTTGGCATCCCATGATACCAGATCGACGGCCACCCCGCAGCGCTGCGGGTGGCCGGGTGACGTGTTAGCATCGTCAGGCAAAGCCAACGGAGATTTCAGCCCCATGTCAGACCCTCTCGCCCGGCGTGCCGACGCCATTCACGACGCCTTGCTGGCCATGGAGCGCCAGGCCAGTGACGAACAGCTGTTTCCGCTGGGCTACCTGATTCCACAGATTCCCTTGGTCATGGAAATGGTGGAATATGATCCTGAGGAGGTGCTGGCCGAGGACTTCGATGCCATTTTCCACGAGTGGCTGGAAGGCACCTTTGGCCAGGATGCCATGAGCGCACAAGACCAGGATGAGATTCGCCGCCTGCTGGCACAGGCCTGTGCCCAGGCCGACGCGGCATAACAAGGAACCCGCCCATGCCCCAGACCATTTCCACGACGCTGTCTCCCGAAGGCAGCCTCGAGGTGCTATCCCAGCACGAGGTCAATCGACTGCGCGACACCTCGGCGTCAGGCTTGCACGACCTGCTGCGTCGCTGCGCGCTGGCCGTACTCAACAGTGACAAGATGACCGATGATGGACTCGCGGTGATGGAGACCTACCGTGATTTCGACATCCAGGTGCTACAGGAAGATCGCGGCCTACGCCTCAAGATCAGCAATGCCCCCATCGAAGCCTTCGTCGACGGCAAGATGATCCGCGGCATCCGCGAACTCCTGTCGTCGGTGGTGCGCGACGTCGTCTACGTCTACAACGAGATCCAGACGCATCCGCGCTTCGACCTGAGCACCGGTGAAGGCACGACCAATGCGGTCTTCCATATCCTGCGCAAGGCAGGCGCCCTGAAACCCTCTCAGGACCCAAGCCTGGTGGTGTGCTGGGGCGGCCACTCGATCTCCCGCGAGGAATACGATTACACCAAGCGGGTCGGCTATCACCTGGGACTGCGCGAACTGGACATCTGCACGGGTTGCGGTCCCGGTGCCATGAAAGGCCCCATGAAGGGGGCGAACGTAGCGCATGTGAAGCAGCGCCGTTCTCACGGGCGTTACCTGGGCATCTCGGAACCGGGCATCATTGCCGCCGAATCACCGAACCCCATCGTCAATGAACTGGTCATCATGCCGGACATCGAGAAGCGCCTCGAGGCCTTCATCCGGGTCGGTCATGGCATCGTGGTCTTCCCGGGCGGCGTCGGCACCGCGGAAGAGATCCTGTACCTGCTGGGCATCCTGTTGCACCCGGAGAATCGGGATATCCCCTTCCCAGTCATCTTCACCGGACCGGCCAGCAGTGCCGACTACTTCAAGCGGATCGACGAATTCTTGACCTATACCCTCGGTGAGGCGGCTCGCGAGCGCTACCGCATCATCATCGATGATCCGACCAGTGTGGCCAAGGCCATGCGCCTGGGCATCGACGAGGTCGCCGAGTTCCGACGCACGCATCAGGATGCCTTCTACTACAACTGGCGGCTCAACATCGATCGTAACTTCCAGGAGCCGTTCGAGCCTGATCATGAAGCGATGGCCGGCCTGGCGCTGCACCGCGACCAGCCCACTCATGAGCTCGCCGCCAACCTGCGCCGCGCCTTCTCGGGCATCGTCGCCGGTAACGTCAAGGAACCCGGCATTCGTGCCATCGAAGCCCACGGTCCCTTCCGCCTGCATGCCGAACCCGATCTCATGGCACGCCTTGACGAGCTGCTGACCTCCTTCGTCGAGCAGGGACGCATGAAGCTGCCCGGCAGCAATTACGAACCCTGCTACACCCTCGGCTGAAGATGAGATCGTTCAGATAAGCGACCGCACACCCATGAAAAAGGGGCTCGATATCCGAGCCCCTTTTCGTTTGATCTGTTAACCGCTTTCAATCCCTTGCTTGACGGCGCCATGGCAGGCCAACCACGTGCAGCAGCAGCCCCAACGCCGCGCCATGTGCAAGCAACAGGACGCCATCGAGACCACCCAGGCTGAGCCCCTGCCAGATGGCCATCAGACACCCTCCTCCCAGCAGGCAGACCACCAGCCGCTTCAGCAGCACTGGCAGCTGTCGGCGTGCTCCGCGCTCCATCAGCCGCCAGTGCAGGCCACCGACCACGATGACCACCACTGCGGCCATCATCAGCAAGGTCAGGCGAGTCTCATGGCCCTCGAGCAGGTAGCGAGGCACACTAGCCAGCATCACCAGCACCAGCCCCGTCAGCACACTGAGTCTCTCGGGCGTTGCCGAGGCCGTCATCAGGACACCGCCAGCTGCTGGGATTCGATCCACTCCTCGGCCCAGGGCAGTGCCGCATCATCGGCCATGAAGGTTTCCATGGCATCCACCTCGAGACGCTCGCCCAGGCGTTGTGCCCCATATTCGGCAAGCAGCGCATCCAACGCTCGCCCGGCGCCACAGAAACTATCGACGTAAGAGCTATCGCCCAAAGCGATCAGGCCATAGTTCAAGGACGACAGGTCGGCGCCCTGATCCTGCAGTGCTCGGGCAAAGGCAACGAAGTTGCCGGGGTAGTCCCCGGAGCCCGTGGTCGAGACACAGAACAGCGCCAGATCGGTAGGTGAGCCGGTCAGATCCTCGAGGCTCGGTTGGTCAAAGATCGCGACCTCGTAACCGGCCTGTTCGAACAGCGGCTTGACTTGCTCGGCGACGTCGAGGGCGCCGCCATACATGGTGCCAACGAAAATCTTCAGCATGGACATGAATCTGCTTTGCTTGAGAAATTTACTCGGATATTACCATAATCCTTGCGTCAGCCGAATCCCAGCCACTCGCCATGGTCCGGCCAAGTGTCGATTCCCTGTCAAGGCGTTATACTCGCGCGTTTACGCACTCTAGGAGACAAGATGCAGCAGACCTTCGAGGCGTGGATCACTCCCCTCATGATCGGCAGCCTGATCCTCTTCATGTGCTTCATCATCTGGGATCTGGCCCGCAAGTCCAAGGCCGGCAAGTTCGGCACCATCATGCTGTTCATCGTGCTCGGGGCCGGCATGCTCGGCTATGTGATCAAGGTCGTGATCACCTATGCGATGGAAAACGGAGCCGTCTAGAGCATTTGGGGGCATCACTGCTGTCGCGGGCCACAACAGGACACGACTTGCCTGGTGGCAAGACCAAGAAAAGGCGCCACCCCAAGGGATGGCGCCTTTTTCATTGTTACATCGTCGGCTTGCCGCTCAATAGGTCAAGGGACCCTTGAAGTCCTCGACCTGTGCCTTGAGCTTCTGGCCGGGCCGGAAGGTCACCACACGACGAGCGGAGATCGGAATCTCTTCGCCGGTCTTGGGATTCCTGCCCGGTCGCTCGCGTTTGTCCCGGAGATCAAAGTTGCCAAACCCGGACAGCTTGACCTGCTCGTTCTCCCGCAAGCAACTGCGGATTTCCTCGAAGAAGGCCTCCACCATTGACTTGGCCTCGCGCTTGGATAAACCGAGCTCGGTGTGCAAGTGTTCGGCCAGCTCCGCCTTGGTCAACGCACCCATGGTCATTCCCTCGTGCAGGATGGCAGCGTCGCTTCTTCCGGCTCAAGGCTTGGCGGCAAGTGGATCAGCTTCTCAGCCGCGCGCCGAAGCGCTGTCCGGATTCGGTGACGATTGCATCGACTAACTGATTGATTTCCTCATCATTCAGCGTGCGCGATGGATGCTGCCAGGTCAAGCCCAGGGCCACACTCTTGCACCCTTCCTCGACACCCTTGCCCTGATAAACATCGAAGAGGTTGAGCTCGGTCAGCCACTCCCCGGCCTGCTCACGCAGGCAATCAAGCAAGGACTGGACCGGCAGCGTCTCCTCGACCAGCATCGCCAGATCACGGCGGACTTCCGGATAGCGTGACAGCGGCGTGAAGGCCGGTAGCTGCCCCTGACTCAAGGCATCGAGGCGCACCTCGAAGAGCACGGCTTCCACCTTGAGCCCGAGCTCCGCCCGAACCGCCGGATGCAGGGTGCCGATCCAGCCGGCTTCCTCGCCACGGTACAGCACACGCGCCGTCTGCCCGGGATGCAGTGCCGAATGCTCACCGGGCTCGAAACGCCAGGCCTCGGGCTCGCCGCCCATGGCCAGCAGGCTCTCCAGGTCGCCCTTGAGATCGTAGAAGTCGACCTTGTCCTTGCGGGCAGACCATCCTTCCGGGTCACGACTGCCGCAGACCAGAGCCCCCATCATCGGGATCTGGGACAGATCGTCGAGCTCACCACGGAAGACCAGACCGGTTTCGAACAACCGCACCCGGTTCTGCTGGCGATTGAGATTGTGCTCAAGCGCCTTGATCAGCCCCGGGAACAGGCTCGCCCGCATCACCGACATGTCGCTGGAGATCGGGTTGGCCAGCGCCGGAGACACGGCTTGCGGCATCAGCGTCTTCTGGAGCTCAGGCGCCACGAAGCTGTAGCTGATGGCTTCCTGGTAGCCACGAGCCACCATTTGACGACGCAGGCGGGCCAGCGGCTGATGCACCTCGCCATCCGGACGCAGGCCCAGACGCGCCTGGGGACGACGCACCGGCAAGCGGTTATAGCCGTGAATACGCGCGACTTCCTCGATCAGGTCTTCCTCGATGGCGACATCGAAACGCCAGCTCGGGACCGCCGCATGCCAAGCGGCATCGTCGGCTTCGACCTGCATGCCCAGACGCTCGAGCATTTCAGCCACATCCTCGGCCGGCAGCGACAGCCCCAGGGCCTGCTCCAGCCGTCCGCGACGCAGGGTGATCTGGCGCGGTGCGGGGAGATGCTCAGCCTGGCCCGCTTCGATCAGCGGGCCGGGTTCGCCGCCGGTGATCTCGAGCAGCAAGGCGGTCGCCCGTTCCACGGCATCCCGTGTCAGCTCCGGATCCACGCCGCGCTCGAAGCGATGTGAGGCATCGGTATGCAGGCCGTAGCTGCGGGCCTGTCCAGCCACGGCAAGCTGGGTGAAGAAGGCCGACTCGAGGAAGATATCTCTGGTCTCGGCATTCACTCCGGAATGCTCGCCGCCCATCACACCGGCGATCGCCAGGGCACCGCGAGCATCGGCGATGACCAGGGTATCGTCACGCAGGGCGATCTCCTGGCCATCGAGCAGGGTCAGCTGCTCGCCCGCGCGCGCGAGACGCACCTCGACACGCGCATCAAGATTGGCACAGTCGAAGGCATGCATCGGCTGGCCCAGCTCGAGCATCACGTAGTTGGTGATATCGACGACCGGGTCGATGGCACGAACACCGCTGCGACGCAGGCG
The genomic region above belongs to Halomonas sp. YLGW01 and contains:
- the gcvP gene encoding aminomethyl-transferring glycine dehydrogenase yields the protein MALDTRRLADLASHDAFIQRHNGPSQDDIAGMLAELGTDSIAALIEQTVPSAIRLGRELDLDPPRSEAEALDYLKRLARQNRVFKTYIGQGYHNTHLPAVIQRNVLENPGWYTAYTPYQPEIAQGRLEGLLNFQQVVMDLTGMELANASLLDEATAAAEAMALCKRANKKAKTLAFFVADDVLPQTLDVVRTRAHYFGFELITGPAEELASHDVFGALLQYPGQSGEVRDLAPLLESAKDRGIMTCVAADIMSLVLLKEPGSLGADIVIGSSQRFGVPMGFGGPHAAFFATTDKLKRSIPGRIIGVSKDSRGHQALRMAMQTREQHIRREKATSNICTAQALLANIAGFYAVYHGAEGLRTIAGRIHRLTTILAEGLTRKGVQLAHDSWFDTLRLTGVDAGKIHGRAMTHEINLRYFEGGDIGVSLDETTTAADLGVLFDVLLGEEHDLSVPALDDEVVTQGKSGIPAACQRDSDFLTHPTFSRYRSETEMLRYLKRLENKDLSLTHAMIPLGSCTMKLNATSEMIPVTWPEFADIHPFAPHDQVVGYHQMIDELAAFLVEITGYDHISMQPNSGAQGEYAGLVAIRRYQEAQGQGARNICLIPSSAHGTNPASAAMAQMKVVVVECDEDGNIDLADLRDKAEKHSDALSAIMLTYPSTHGVFEEGVREACQIVHDHGGQVYIDGANMNAQVGIARPGDFGGDVSHLNLHKTFCIPHGGGGPGMGPIGVKSHLAPYVSNHVVTPIPGVEKDCGAVSAAAFGSAAILPISWAYIKMMGARGLREATELAILNANYIASRLGEHYPILYKGRHDTVAHECILDLRPLKAASGISEEDIAKRLMDYGFHAPTMSFPVPGTLMVEPTESESRYEIDRFCDAMISIRKEVARVESGEWPATDNPLVHAPHTMADLMDASWERPYSREVGAFPSPAVKAAKVWPSVNRVDNVQGDRQLICTCPSIDEYRD
- a CDS encoding LysR family transcriptional regulator; the protein is MFNAQYFRTFITLVETGSFTQTARRLEMTQPGVSQHIRKLEQYLQKSLLIRQGRRFTLTESGRRAYDYALKLFAEHEHFRHSLDNESLDSGDCRIASPASIGMMLYPFILGYQQMHPGLTVSYSFNVNTAITQEMIAGRHDVGIVTEAGRHTELHYAPWHQEPLCLVVPADFTGTTLTDLAALGFMNYADGVHHATQLLRANFPGEFRSMSRFPRQGYTNEVSMVMDAVARGLGFSVVSRPVLETSPWQRQVKELSLPQPVYESFHLVTPSGVETPRRYTRLLDEFLEQRRHTLYGFPEEPHFDSHS
- the ppnN gene encoding nucleotide 5'-monophosphate nucleosidase PpnN — protein: MPQTISTTLSPEGSLEVLSQHEVNRLRDTSASGLHDLLRRCALAVLNSDKMTDDGLAVMETYRDFDIQVLQEDRGLRLKISNAPIEAFVDGKMIRGIRELLSSVVRDVVYVYNEIQTHPRFDLSTGEGTTNAVFHILRKAGALKPSQDPSLVVCWGGHSISREEYDYTKRVGYHLGLRELDICTGCGPGAMKGPMKGANVAHVKQRRSHGRYLGISEPGIIAAESPNPIVNELVIMPDIEKRLEAFIRVGHGIVVFPGGVGTAEEILYLLGILLHPENRDIPFPVIFTGPASSADYFKRIDEFLTYTLGEAARERYRIIIDDPTSVAKAMRLGIDEVAEFRRTHQDAFYYNWRLNIDRNFQEPFEPDHEAMAGLALHRDQPTHELAANLRRAFSGIVAGNVKEPGIRAIEAHGPFRLHAEPDLMARLDELLTSFVEQGRMKLPGSNYEPCYTLG
- a CDS encoding flavodoxin domain-containing protein, which produces MSMLKIFVGTMYGGALDVAEQVKPLFEQAGYEVAIFDQPSLEDLTGSPTDLALFCVSTTGSGDYPGNFVAFARALQDQGADLSSLNYGLIALGDSSYVDSFCGAGRALDALLAEYGAQRLGERLEVDAMETFMADDAALPWAEEWIESQQLAVS
- a CDS encoding DUF2788 domain-containing protein — its product is MQQTFEAWITPLMIGSLILFMCFIIWDLARKSKAGKFGTIMLFIVLGAGMLGYVIKVVITYAMENGAV
- the ihfA gene encoding integration host factor subunit alpha, producing the protein MGALTKAELAEHLHTELGLSKREAKSMVEAFFEEIRSCLRENEQVKLSGFGNFDLRDKRERPGRNPKTGEEIPISARRVVTFRPGQKLKAQVEDFKGPLTY
- the pheT gene encoding phenylalanine--tRNA ligase subunit beta, which codes for MKFSEQWLREWVSPQLATQALADQITMAGLEVDAVEPVAAAFQGVVVAEVIDKAQHPDADKLNVCQVTDGGDEPVQVVCGAPNVAVGQKVAFARVGAVLPGDFKIKKAKLRGVESRGMICSASELGLEEETSPGIMELPLDAPAGEDFRAWMGLDDSTIEVDLTPNRGDCLSLKGMAREVGVLNRLAVEGPGIAPVAPTHDETFPVEVRDGERCPRYIGRLIKGVDVSAETPLWMVERLRRSGVRAIDPVVDITNYVMLELGQPMHAFDCANLDARVEVRLARAGEQLTLLDGQEIALRDDTLVIADARGALAIAGVMGGEHSGVNAETRDIFLESAFFTQLAVAGQARSYGLHTDASHRFERGVDPELTRDAVERATALLLEITGGEPGPLIEAGQAEHLPAPRQITLRRGRLEQALGLSLPAEDVAEMLERLGMQVEADDAAWHAAVPSWRFDVAIEEDLIEEVARIHGYNRLPVRRPQARLGLRPDGEVHQPLARLRRQMVARGYQEAISYSFVAPELQKTLMPQAVSPALANPISSDMSVMRASLFPGLIKALEHNLNRQQNRVRLFETGLVFRGELDDLSQIPMMGALVCGSRDPEGWSARKDKVDFYDLKGDLESLLAMGGEPEAWRFEPGEHSALHPGQTARVLYRGEEAGWIGTLHPAVRAELGLKVEAVLFEVRLDALSQGQLPAFTPLSRYPEVRRDLAMLVEETLPVQSLLDCLREQAGEWLTELNLFDVYQGKGVEEGCKSVALGLTWQHPSRTLNDEEINQLVDAIVTESGQRFGARLRS